One Streptomyces sp. NBC_01217 genomic region harbors:
- a CDS encoding electron transfer flavoprotein subunit beta/FixA family protein, with protein sequence MSLRIVVCVKYVPDATGDRHFADDLTLDREDVDGLLSELDEYAVEQALQIADGADDAEITVLTVGPEDARDALRKALSMGADRAVHVEDDDLHGTDVIGTSLVLARAIEKAGYDLVISGMASTDGTMGVVPALLAERLGVPQVTLLSEVSVEGGVVRGRRDGDSASEQLEASLPAVVSVTDQSGEARYPSFKGIMAAKKKPVESWDLEDLEIEADEVGLAGAWSAVDSAAQRPARSAGTIVKDEGEGGRQLAEFLAGQKFI encoded by the coding sequence GTGAGCTTGAGGATCGTTGTCTGTGTGAAGTATGTGCCCGATGCCACCGGTGACCGGCATTTCGCGGATGATCTGACGCTGGACCGTGAGGATGTCGACGGTCTGCTGTCGGAGCTGGACGAGTACGCGGTGGAGCAGGCGCTGCAGATCGCGGACGGGGCGGACGATGCGGAGATCACCGTGCTGACGGTGGGTCCGGAGGATGCCAGGGACGCGTTGCGCAAGGCGCTGTCGATGGGTGCGGACAGGGCTGTTCACGTCGAGGACGACGATCTGCACGGTACGGACGTGATCGGCACGTCGCTGGTGCTGGCCAGGGCGATCGAGAAGGCGGGCTACGACCTGGTGATCTCGGGCATGGCGTCGACGGACGGCACGATGGGTGTGGTTCCCGCGCTGCTGGCCGAGCGTCTGGGTGTCCCGCAGGTCACGCTGCTGTCCGAGGTCTCTGTCGAGGGCGGGGTCGTGCGGGGCCGCCGTGACGGCGACAGCGCGTCCGAGCAGCTGGAGGCCTCCCTCCCGGCGGTGGTGTCGGTGACCGACCAGTCGGGCGAGGCACGCTACCCCTCGTTCAAGGGGATCATGGCGGCGAAGAAGAAGCCGGTGGAGTCCTGGGACCTGGAGGACCTGGAGATCGAGGCGGACGAGGTCGGCCTGGCGGGTGCCTGGAGCGCGGTCGACTCCGCGGCGCAGCGCCCGGCCCGCAGCGCGGGCACGATCGTCAAGGACGAGGGTGAGGGCGGCAGGCAGCTGGCCGAGTTCCTGGCGGGTCAGAAGTTCATCTAG
- a CDS encoding TetR family transcriptional regulator — MREVLAEAAFQLFLERGFEQTTVDDIVARAGVGRRSFFRYFPSKEDAVFPDHERCLADMTAFLAEAGDAEPVDAVCDAARLVLRMYSANPEFSVQRYRLTREVPGLRTYELSVVRRYEQTMADYLRGRYGESGDGALRAEVIAASVVAAHNNGLRTWLRSGGDGDAEAAVDHALGVVRRVWGSAPAGGASSASADGDVVVMVATKGAPMWRVVQQIESAIGQG; from the coding sequence ATGCGGGAGGTGCTCGCCGAGGCGGCCTTCCAGCTCTTCCTGGAGCGGGGCTTCGAGCAGACCACGGTGGATGACATCGTGGCGCGGGCCGGGGTCGGGCGCCGGTCGTTCTTCCGGTACTTCCCCTCCAAGGAGGACGCGGTCTTCCCGGATCATGAGCGCTGCCTCGCCGACATGACCGCGTTCCTGGCGGAGGCCGGTGACGCGGAGCCGGTCGACGCGGTGTGCGACGCGGCCCGGCTGGTGCTGCGCATGTACTCCGCCAACCCCGAATTCTCCGTCCAGCGCTACCGGTTGACCCGGGAGGTGCCCGGACTGCGTACCTACGAACTGTCCGTGGTGCGCCGGTACGAGCAGACGATGGCCGACTATCTCCGCGGCCGCTACGGCGAGTCGGGGGACGGTGCGCTGCGGGCCGAGGTGATCGCCGCGTCCGTGGTCGCCGCACACAACAACGGGCTGCGGACCTGGCTGCGCTCGGGCGGTGACGGGGATGCGGAGGCCGCGGTGGATCACGCCCTCGGGGTGGTGCGCCGGGTGTGGGGGAGTGCGCCGGCCGGGGGTGCGTCTTCGGCCTCGGCCGATGGCGACGTGGTCGTCATGGTCGCCACGAAGGGCGCCCCGATGTGGCGCGTCGTGCAGCAGATCGAGTCGGCCATCGGCCAGGGCTGA
- a CDS encoding magnesium and cobalt transport protein CorA encodes MSDWRSRAARAGKWPLSPGGHGPDPAPEHSMDPRAEQEEPPASLARSVVDAAIYRDGRRIATPSTLEEIYERLPGEPGTMAWIGLYRPSPSQLWEAAEQFGLHELAVEDAIVAHQRPKLERYGDTLFVVLRSARYMDEAEEVDFGELHLFVGPGFVLTVRHSQAPDLAIVRKRLEADPELLALGPEAVLYAILDAVVDGYAPVVAGLQHDIDEIETEVFGGDPKVSRRIYELSREVVEFQRATRPLLTIMRGLEAGFEKYGTDEELQRYLRDVADHDTTVVERVDSFREMLGDILTVNATLVNQAQNEEMKQLAEAGHAQNDEIKKVSAWAAILFAPTLIGTVYGMNFDHMPELHWTLGYPFAIALMAVVCIGLYVVFKRRDWL; translated from the coding sequence ATGTCCGATTGGCGATCGCGTGCGGCCCGGGCGGGTAAGTGGCCGCTGAGCCCGGGCGGACACGGGCCGGACCCGGCCCCCGAGCATTCGATGGATCCACGCGCGGAGCAGGAAGAGCCCCCCGCGTCGCTGGCCCGCAGCGTGGTGGACGCGGCGATCTACCGCGACGGGAGGCGGATTGCGACGCCCTCGACGCTGGAGGAGATCTACGAACGGCTTCCGGGGGAGCCGGGCACCATGGCGTGGATCGGGCTGTACCGCCCTTCCCCCTCGCAGCTGTGGGAGGCCGCGGAGCAGTTCGGGCTGCACGAGCTGGCCGTCGAGGACGCCATCGTGGCCCACCAGCGGCCGAAACTGGAGCGCTATGGGGACACGCTTTTCGTCGTGCTGCGCTCGGCCCGGTACATGGACGAGGCCGAGGAGGTGGACTTCGGGGAACTCCATCTGTTCGTCGGCCCCGGATTCGTCCTGACCGTACGGCACAGCCAGGCACCCGACCTGGCAATTGTCCGCAAGCGGCTGGAGGCCGACCCCGAGCTGCTGGCGCTGGGCCCGGAAGCGGTGCTGTACGCGATCCTGGACGCGGTGGTCGACGGTTACGCGCCCGTGGTGGCCGGCCTCCAGCACGACATCGACGAGATCGAGACCGAGGTGTTCGGCGGCGACCCGAAGGTCTCCCGCCGTATCTACGAGCTCTCCCGCGAAGTCGTCGAGTTCCAGCGCGCCACCCGGCCGCTCCTGACCATCATGCGCGGGCTCGAAGCCGGATTCGAGAAGTACGGCACGGACGAGGAACTTCAGCGATACCTGCGTGACGTCGCCGACCACGACACCACCGTGGTCGAGCGCGTGGACAGCTTCCGCGAGATGCTCGGCGACATCCTCACCGTCAACGCCACCCTGGTCAATCAGGCCCAGAACGAGGAGATGAAGCAGCTGGCCGAGGCCGGCCACGCACAGAACGACGAGATCAAGAAGGTCTCCGCCTGGGCGGCCATTCTCTTCGCACCCACCCTCATCGGCACCGTCTACGGCATGAACTTCGACCACATGCCCGAGCTGCACTGGACTCTCGGATACCCCTTCGCCATCGCCCTGATGGCCGTGGTCTGCATCGGCCTGTACGTGGTCTTCAAACGCCGCGACTGGCTCTAG
- the corA gene encoding magnesium/cobalt transporter CorA produces the protein MIRNLRRAVRRTYRRTVDLSHPARSPLGSAVVNCVVYLDGVRQLGDCSADEALRRARKSGDGFVWIGLHEPTQQEFAGLAELFGLHPLAVEDTVHAHQRPKVERYDDTLFAVFKTVRYVEHDELTATSEVVDTGELMVFTGPDFVITIRHGSHGSLGPLREALETTPEQLAKGPAAVLHAIADHVVDDYLHVADAVQNDIDAVETAVFTEHAGRGDAGRIYQLKRELLELKRAVAPLDRPVQRLSTQPMPLIGPDIRAYFRDVADHLDRVTEQIASFDALLDSILQAHLAQVTVAQNEDMRKITAWAAIVAVPTMVCGVYGMNFDHMPELRWTYGYPLVLGVIAVACFVIHRGFRRNGWL, from the coding sequence ATGATCCGCAACCTCCGCAGAGCGGTCCGCCGTACCTACCGGCGCACCGTGGACCTCAGCCATCCGGCGCGGTCACCGCTCGGCAGCGCGGTGGTCAACTGCGTGGTCTATCTGGATGGCGTACGGCAGTTGGGCGACTGCTCGGCCGACGAGGCGCTGCGGCGGGCGCGCAAGTCGGGCGACGGCTTTGTCTGGATCGGTCTGCACGAGCCGACGCAGCAGGAATTCGCGGGACTCGCCGAGCTGTTCGGCCTCCATCCGCTGGCAGTCGAGGACACCGTCCACGCGCATCAGAGGCCCAAGGTGGAGCGGTACGACGACACACTGTTCGCCGTCTTCAAAACCGTCAGATATGTCGAGCACGACGAGCTCACCGCCACCAGCGAGGTGGTGGACACCGGCGAACTCATGGTCTTCACCGGCCCCGACTTCGTCATCACCATCCGGCACGGCAGCCACGGCTCGCTGGGCCCCCTGCGCGAAGCTCTGGAGACCACGCCCGAACAGCTGGCCAAGGGGCCCGCGGCGGTCCTGCACGCCATCGCCGACCATGTGGTCGACGACTACCTCCATGTCGCCGACGCCGTCCAGAACGACATCGACGCCGTCGAGACCGCAGTCTTCACCGAGCACGCCGGCCGCGGCGACGCGGGCCGGATCTACCAGCTCAAGCGCGAGCTGCTGGAACTCAAACGGGCCGTTGCGCCGCTGGACCGGCCCGTGCAGCGGCTCTCCACCCAGCCCATGCCGCTCATCGGTCCGGACATCCGGGCGTACTTCCGCGACGTTGCCGACCACCTGGACCGCGTCACCGAGCAGATCGCCTCCTTCGACGCGCTGCTCGACTCGATCCTCCAGGCGCATCTCGCGCAGGTGACCGTCGCCCAGAACGAGGACATGCGCAAGATCACGGCGTGGGCCGCGATCGTCGCTGTGCCGACCATGGTCTGCGGCGTGTACGGCATGAACTTCGACCACATGCCCGAACTGCGCTGGACGTACGGCTACCCGCTCGTCCTCGGCGTCATCGCCGTCGCATGTTTCGTCATCCACCGGGGCTTTCGCCGCAACGGCTGGCTCTGA
- a CDS encoding gamma-glutamyltransferase family protein, whose product MFTTRPTLQGTFGMVSSTHWLASQSAMAVLEDGGNAYDAAVAAGFVLHVVEPHLNGPAGEVPMILAPKDGEVRVLCGQGPAPAGATVAHYRSLGLDLVPGTGPLAAAVPGAFDAWMLLLRDHGTKTLAEVLRYAIGYAEDGHAPVERIGQTVETVRELFETEWQSSADVYLPGGKSPKPGELFRNPALAATWRRLIAEAQETGGEDRIAQIDAARRIWSEGFIAEALVRQAARPTMDTSGSRHTGTLTAADLADWSASYEAPATYDWNGWTLAKAAGWSQGPAFLQQLALLPAELPRYGSADYVHLLIEGCKLAMADREAWYGDAAEVPLDALLSEPYNAERRALISDEASRELRPGSPDGRTPVLSGHAHAVASGEAGFDAMGIPAAGVGEPTVAKDGATRGDTCHVDVVDRWGNMVSATPSGGWLQSNPVVPELGFPLGTRLQMAWLDEGLPNSLTPGRRPRTTLTPSLALRDGVPVMAFGTPGGDQQDQWQVHFFLAVALRAEVRGGLDLQGAIDAPNWHNDSFPGSFFPRGMRPGSVTVEEGMDPEVVEELRRRGHDVTVGDPWSEGRMCAVARDPETGVLSAAANPRGMQGYAVGR is encoded by the coding sequence ATGTTCACGACCCGGCCCACTCTCCAGGGCACCTTCGGCATGGTGTCCTCCACCCACTGGCTCGCCTCGCAGTCCGCGATGGCCGTCCTGGAGGACGGGGGCAACGCCTACGACGCCGCCGTCGCGGCCGGATTCGTCCTGCACGTCGTCGAACCGCACCTCAACGGACCGGCCGGCGAGGTGCCGATGATCCTGGCGCCGAAGGACGGCGAGGTGCGGGTGCTGTGCGGCCAGGGCCCGGCCCCCGCCGGTGCCACCGTCGCCCACTACCGCTCCCTCGGCCTCGACCTGGTCCCCGGCACCGGGCCGCTCGCCGCGGCCGTGCCGGGCGCCTTCGACGCCTGGATGCTGCTGCTCCGCGACCACGGCACCAAGACCCTCGCCGAGGTGCTGCGGTACGCGATCGGGTACGCCGAGGACGGCCACGCACCCGTCGAGCGGATCGGCCAGACCGTCGAGACCGTCCGCGAACTCTTCGAGACCGAGTGGCAGTCCTCCGCCGACGTCTACCTGCCGGGCGGCAAGTCGCCGAAGCCGGGCGAGCTGTTCCGCAACCCCGCACTCGCCGCCACCTGGCGCCGCCTGATAGCCGAGGCGCAGGAGACCGGCGGCGAGGACCGCATCGCCCAGATCGACGCCGCCCGCAGGATCTGGAGCGAGGGCTTCATCGCCGAGGCACTGGTCCGCCAGGCCGCCCGCCCCACCATGGACACCAGCGGCTCCCGCCACACCGGCACGCTCACCGCCGCCGACCTGGCCGACTGGTCCGCGTCCTACGAGGCGCCCGCCACGTACGACTGGAACGGCTGGACGCTCGCCAAGGCGGCCGGCTGGAGTCAGGGCCCCGCCTTCCTCCAGCAGCTCGCCCTGCTCCCCGCCGAGCTGCCGCGGTACGGCTCCGCGGACTACGTCCACCTGCTCATCGAGGGCTGCAAGCTCGCCATGGCCGACCGCGAGGCCTGGTACGGCGACGCCGCCGAGGTACCCCTGGACGCCCTGCTCTCGGAGCCGTACAACGCCGAGCGCCGCGCCCTCATCAGCGACGAGGCCTCGCGCGAACTGCGTCCCGGCAGCCCGGACGGCCGCACCCCCGTGCTCAGCGGGCACGCCCACGCCGTCGCCTCCGGCGAGGCGGGTTTCGACGCGATGGGCATCCCGGCGGCGGGCGTGGGCGAGCCGACCGTGGCCAAGGACGGCGCGACCCGTGGGGACACCTGCCACGTCGACGTCGTCGACCGCTGGGGCAACATGGTCTCCGCCACGCCCAGCGGCGGCTGGCTGCAGTCCAACCCGGTCGTGCCGGAGCTCGGCTTCCCGCTCGGCACCCGTCTCCAGATGGCCTGGCTCGACGAAGGCCTGCCGAACTCCCTCACCCCCGGCCGCCGCCCCCGCACCACCCTCACGCCCTCCCTCGCCCTGCGCGACGGCGTTCCCGTCATGGCGTTCGGCACGCCCGGCGGCGACCAGCAGGACCAGTGGCAGGTCCACTTCTTCCTTGCCGTCGCGCTGCGCGCCGAGGTCCGAGGCGGACTCGACCTCCAGGGCGCCATAGACGCCCCGAACTGGCACAACGACAGCTTCCCCGGCTCCTTCTTCCCGCGCGGGATGCGCCCCGGCAGCGTCACCGTCGAGGAGGGCATGGACCCGGAGGTCGTCGAGGAACTGCGCCGCCGCGGCCATGACGTCACCGTGGGTGACCCGTGGTCCGAGGGCCGGATGTGCGCCGTGGCCCGCGACCCGGAGACCGGAGTGCTGTCCGCAGCCGCGAACCCGCGCGGCATGCAGGGGTACGCCGTCGGACGCTGA